The following coding sequences lie in one Syntrophorhabdaceae bacterium genomic window:
- a CDS encoding universal stress protein — protein sequence MFKHILLPLDGSSLAECAIPYAAALAKAFDARITLLRVLEKPYQNGCSQPVDPLDWRMCKVEAKSYLDNLAGLLGERGPKTESVLLDGDPAQHIVKLVGEWDLDLIALSSHGQSGLSSWNYGSVMRKVIALAHSSILVVRAYKETQREEKQSIFKRIVLPLDGSKRAECVLSPAIALAQAYESKLFLVHVTARPEMPRLKVPTQEDMDLADRVVERNLEEMTRQFEQLEKRANVDTEIRVVADSHVAERLHELVKQEKADLVILSAHGYSGKTKWPYGSVASTFIEYGVTPLLVVQDLPRGAVEPSEAETVARQMKGH from the coding sequence ATGTTTAAACATATACTTTTGCCGCTCGATGGATCGAGCCTTGCCGAATGCGCAATCCCTTACGCGGCAGCGCTCGCCAAGGCCTTCGACGCGCGGATAACCCTGCTAAGGGTCCTTGAAAAGCCCTACCAGAACGGTTGCTCCCAACCGGTCGATCCGCTGGACTGGCGCATGTGTAAAGTGGAAGCCAAATCTTACCTCGATAACCTCGCCGGACTTCTGGGAGAAAGGGGTCCGAAAACAGAGTCGGTCCTTCTCGATGGCGACCCGGCACAGCATATCGTGAAACTGGTGGGCGAGTGGGACCTTGACCTTATCGCGCTAAGCAGTCACGGTCAGAGCGGGTTGAGCAGCTGGAACTACGGAAGCGTTATGCGCAAAGTCATTGCCCTTGCCCATTCATCCATTCTGGTGGTGCGCGCCTACAAGGAAACACAGCGGGAAGAGAAACAGTCAATATTCAAAAGGATTGTGCTGCCTCTCGATGGGTCGAAAAGGGCGGAATGTGTCTTATCGCCCGCAATCGCCCTGGCTCAGGCCTATGAAAGTAAGCTTTTTCTCGTCCATGTGACGGCACGGCCGGAAATGCCCCGCCTCAAAGTGCCGACCCAGGAAGATATGGATCTCGCTGACCGCGTGGTGGAGCGCAATCTGGAAGAAATGACAAGGCAGTTCGAACAGCTTGAGAAACGTGCGAATGTGGATACGGAGATACGGGTCGTCGCCGATAGTCACGTGGCCGAACGGCTTCATGAATTGGTGAAGCAGGAAAAGGCCGATCTCGTGATCCTGAGCGCCCATGGGTATTCAGGAAAAACAAAATGGCCCTATGGAAGCGTGGCCTCCACCTTTATTGAATATGGTGTTACCCCGCTGCTCGTGGTGCAGGATCTGCCGCGAGGCGCAGTCGAACCGAGTGAGGCCGAAACAGTCGCCCGACAGATGAAAGGCCATTAA
- a CDS encoding DUF3309 family protein, with amino-acid sequence MRFILLIIVLVLLIGALPSWPYSSGWGYYPSGGLGLILLILIILLLTGVI; translated from the coding sequence ATGAGATTCATACTTTTAATAATCGTGCTCGTATTGCTTATAGGTGCGCTGCCCAGCTGGCCCTATAGCTCCGGCTGGGGTTATTACCCTTCGGGCGGCCTCGGATTGATCCTTCTGATTCTCATCATCCTCTTGCTGACCGGCGTGATATAG
- a CDS encoding CsbD family protein, which translates to MDEDVLKGKWKEIKGGIKEKWGKLTDDDLTQIEGKQEKLLGILQKTYGYSKEKAEEEYKTFMNRYNEPRKG; encoded by the coding sequence ATGGATGAAGACGTGTTGAAAGGAAAGTGGAAGGAGATCAAGGGCGGGATAAAGGAGAAATGGGGAAAACTGACCGATGACGATCTCACTCAGATCGAGGGCAAACAGGAGAAACTCCTGGGGATACTTCAGAAGACCTATGGGTATTCCAAGGAAAAGGCCGAGGAGGAGTACAAGACTTTCATGAACCGGTACAATGAGCCGCGGAAAGGGTAA
- a CDS encoding amylo-alpha-1,6-glucosidase has translation MNRFIRTIELPEMQPEEGEPLLVREWLVTNGLGGYASGRVSGLITRRYHGLLVAALTSPLGRMVMLNHLSERIRVSDGTVFDLTNEVNAPEYCQVREECPISEFRLEMGLPVWYYRVGDMEIEKRLILPHHQNTVHITYRVIKASGPLRLELRPAVHFRSHEAPVGESLKLPYALTILDNRYELSHRPDRPKLRLFLYGQDANFTVDGKKIEEILYRIEESRGYEARGNLWSPGYFHIPLYQGGSTTLVASTESWDVIFALTPEEALLAESERRRLLIQAAAPRARSGMGGELVLTADQFIITPGGRMQDEVRARASGDEVRTMIAGYHWFTDWGRDTMISLEGLTLVTGRHTEAGWILKSFLRYVRDGLIPNLFPEGEQEALYHTADASLWFFHAFDRYLAYTNDRDTLRLALPKLIDIIDHHVRGTLFGIKVDPRDGLLTQGQEGYQLTWMDAKVDDWVVTPRRGKAVEINALWYNALKLLEGWVTEEKEVSKAPFLSELAEKCRKSFNERFWFPEGGYLYDVLDGGKGDDPSCRPNQVLALALRHPVLEQQFWKPVMDVVKERLLTPVGLRSLAPSDPHYKSKYYGDIRSRDAAYHQGTVWVWLIGPFIDGWLKLYPDDTATARGFIEGISTHLADKCVGSISEIFDGDPPFHPHGCISQAWSVAEVLRSWVKTADEDLNGGPQGGI, from the coding sequence ATGAACCGTTTTATCCGGACAATCGAATTACCGGAAATGCAGCCCGAGGAAGGCGAACCCCTCCTCGTCCGTGAGTGGCTCGTTACGAACGGTCTTGGGGGTTATGCCTCCGGAAGGGTGTCAGGGCTCATCACGCGGCGATACCACGGTCTTCTCGTAGCCGCCCTCACCTCGCCCCTTGGAAGAATGGTAATGCTGAACCACCTCTCAGAGCGCATCCGTGTGAGCGACGGGACAGTATTCGATCTCACGAATGAGGTAAACGCGCCTGAATACTGCCAGGTCAGGGAAGAGTGCCCCATATCGGAATTCCGGCTCGAAATGGGTCTGCCTGTCTGGTATTACCGCGTGGGTGATATGGAAATCGAAAAACGGCTTATCCTCCCTCACCATCAAAATACGGTCCACATCACCTATCGGGTCATAAAGGCATCGGGACCGCTCCGCCTGGAGCTCCGCCCTGCCGTCCATTTCCGCTCCCATGAGGCGCCCGTCGGCGAGAGCCTGAAGCTCCCTTATGCACTGACCATTCTCGATAACCGGTACGAGCTCTCTCATCGTCCCGACCGTCCCAAGCTGCGGCTCTTCCTGTACGGCCAGGACGCAAACTTTACAGTCGATGGGAAAAAGATCGAGGAGATCCTCTACCGGATCGAAGAGAGCCGCGGATACGAGGCGCGGGGGAATTTGTGGAGTCCGGGATATTTCCATATACCCTTGTACCAGGGCGGCTCGACGACTCTCGTCGCATCGACGGAATCATGGGATGTCATCTTTGCCCTCACTCCCGAAGAAGCGCTGCTGGCCGAGTCCGAACGCAGGAGATTGCTTATCCAGGCCGCCGCACCGCGGGCACGCAGCGGGATGGGCGGGGAGCTCGTGCTTACTGCCGATCAATTTATCATCACCCCGGGTGGCCGGATGCAGGATGAGGTGAGGGCGCGTGCGTCGGGCGATGAAGTGAGAACGATGATCGCCGGCTATCATTGGTTTACCGACTGGGGACGGGATACGATGATCAGCCTGGAAGGGCTTACGCTGGTCACAGGACGCCACACGGAGGCGGGATGGATCCTCAAATCCTTTCTCCGCTATGTCCGGGACGGTCTTATTCCCAATCTTTTTCCCGAGGGCGAGCAAGAAGCCCTCTATCATACGGCGGACGCCAGCCTCTGGTTCTTCCATGCCTTCGACCGTTATCTCGCGTATACGAATGACCGTGATACCCTGCGCCTCGCCTTGCCCAAACTCATCGATATCATAGACCATCATGTACGCGGCACCCTCTTCGGGATCAAGGTCGATCCCCGGGACGGTCTTCTCACCCAGGGTCAGGAGGGGTACCAGCTTACATGGATGGATGCCAAGGTGGATGATTGGGTCGTCACCCCGCGCAGGGGGAAGGCCGTGGAGATAAACGCGCTCTGGTATAATGCCCTTAAGCTCCTCGAAGGATGGGTGACGGAGGAAAAGGAGGTTTCAAAAGCGCCCTTCCTCTCGGAGTTGGCGGAAAAATGTCGTAAGTCCTTTAACGAGCGCTTCTGGTTTCCCGAAGGCGGGTATCTTTATGATGTGCTGGACGGCGGAAAAGGCGATGATCCTTCATGCCGGCCGAATCAGGTGCTCGCCCTCGCCCTGCGTCATCCGGTCCTGGAACAACAGTTCTGGAAACCGGTGATGGACGTAGTGAAGGAGCGCCTGCTGACGCCGGTCGGGCTGCGCTCCTTAGCTCCCTCCGATCCGCACTATAAATCGAAATATTACGGCGATATCCGCTCCCGCGACGCAGCCTACCACCAGGGAACGGTCTGGGTCTGGCTTATCGGTCCCTTTATCGACGGATGGCTCAAACTGTACCCCGATGACACGGCCACTGCCCGCGGTTTTATTGAAGGGATATCGACCCACCTGGCGGACAAATGCGTGGGTTCCATAAGTGAAATATTCGACGGCGATCCGCCCTTTCACCCCCATGGCTGCATCTCTCAGGCATGGAGCGTGGCGGAAGTCCTCCGCTCCTGGGTGAAAACCGCGGATGAAGACTTAAACGGCGGCCCGCAAGGAGGGATATAA
- a CDS encoding hemerythrin domain-containing protein: protein MTPQSTQIFKMLEHDHQIVKSLFKSMKSKKSDHDNIFEQISKELTVHFSGEEELLYPVLEEKGPTHEKTLESWEEHNYAKEVLKDLKGMNKQDEHWQAKLTVLQEMVEHHIQEEEGILFKQAQKVIDKAQSDEIGRRYHEKKEQMNGPMKS, encoded by the coding sequence ATGACACCACAAAGTACCCAGATTTTTAAGATGCTGGAGCATGACCATCAAATCGTGAAGTCCCTGTTTAAATCGATGAAGAGCAAAAAGTCAGACCATGACAATATCTTCGAGCAGATAAGTAAGGAGCTCACCGTCCATTTTTCAGGGGAGGAGGAACTGCTTTACCCCGTACTCGAAGAAAAAGGACCCACCCACGAAAAAACACTCGAGAGCTGGGAGGAGCACAATTATGCAAAAGAGGTGCTCAAGGACCTGAAGGGAATGAACAAACAGGACGAGCACTGGCAGGCAAAGCTTACGGTGCTGCAGGAAATGGTGGAACATCATATCCAGGAAGAAGAGGGAATCCTCTTCAAACAAGCACAAAAGGTGATCGATAAGGCCCAGTCGGATGAGATCGGAAGGCGTTATCACGAGAAGAAGGAGCAAATGAACGGACCTATGAAGTCCTGA
- the polX gene encoding DNA polymerase/3'-5' exonuclease PolX encodes MAVPNSDIIEQFFEMADLLEIEGANEFRVRAYRNAARVIASLPRSLAEMVERGEDPKELPGIGQDLAGKIREIVTTGSFSQLKAIEEKLPGELTKLMKVGGLGPKRVKALYRELGVSTLEQLKEAALGGSMSRLPGFGEKTARLVIEEMTRAESDGTGQERIKLSAAEEIARSLTGYLKGVDGLDRLEVAGSYRRRKETVGDLDILAACSADCPIMDRFIRFENVLKVISRGTTRSSVVLRSGLRVDLRLVPTESFGAALHYFTGSKDHNIAVRKMGLKKGLKINEYGVFRGSTQIAGRTEEEVYRQVGLPYIEPELRENWGEIEAASSGRLPALVGLGQIRGDLHAHTKETDGRNTPLQMAEAALKLGYTYLAITDHSVRLAMTHGFDAARLALRNAEIDELNRKLKGIRLLKSIEVDIHEDGSLDLPDRSLEELDLTVCAVHSKFKLSRERQTERILKAMENPYFHILAHPSGRLINRREPYEVDMEQIMRAARVRGRVMEVNAHPDRLDLTDTYCKMAKDMGVKVAISTDAHSVLDLAFMRFGVSQARRGWLGPDDVLNTRNPEEIKELLGGR; translated from the coding sequence ATGGCCGTCCCCAATTCGGATATTATCGAACAATTTTTCGAGATGGCCGATCTTCTCGAGATAGAAGGCGCCAATGAATTCCGGGTGCGAGCATACAGAAACGCGGCCCGGGTAATTGCGAGCCTTCCCCGAAGCCTGGCGGAAATGGTCGAACGGGGTGAAGACCCCAAGGAACTTCCCGGCATCGGCCAGGATCTGGCGGGAAAAATCAGGGAGATCGTAACCACAGGATCCTTTTCACAATTGAAGGCCATAGAGGAAAAGCTGCCGGGAGAGCTGACGAAGCTTATGAAGGTAGGGGGCCTCGGGCCGAAACGCGTCAAAGCGCTCTACCGGGAGCTGGGCGTCAGCACCCTCGAGCAATTGAAAGAGGCGGCGCTCGGCGGCTCGATGAGCCGGCTACCGGGATTCGGGGAAAAAACCGCACGTCTTGTTATAGAGGAAATGACCAGGGCAGAATCCGACGGTACAGGGCAAGAGCGGATTAAGCTCTCCGCCGCCGAGGAGATCGCCCGGTCCCTTACGGGGTATTTAAAGGGTGTTGACGGCCTTGACCGGCTGGAAGTGGCGGGAAGCTACCGTCGCAGGAAGGAGACGGTGGGAGACCTCGATATCCTCGCCGCATGCAGCGCTGATTGTCCGATAATGGACCGCTTCATCCGGTTTGAAAACGTCCTGAAGGTGATATCCCGCGGGACGACCCGCTCGAGCGTCGTCCTTCGCTCCGGTCTCCGGGTGGACCTGAGGCTTGTCCCCACTGAAAGCTTCGGGGCCGCCCTTCACTATTTCACCGGCTCAAAGGATCACAATATCGCCGTCAGGAAGATGGGTCTCAAGAAGGGACTCAAAATCAACGAGTACGGGGTCTTCAGGGGGAGCACGCAAATTGCGGGCAGGACCGAGGAGGAGGTGTACCGGCAGGTCGGTCTCCCTTACATCGAGCCGGAGCTGAGAGAAAATTGGGGCGAGATCGAGGCGGCCTCGTCGGGGCGGCTTCCCGCCCTCGTCGGGCTCGGGCAGATCAGAGGCGACCTCCATGCCCATACGAAAGAGACGGATGGCCGAAACACCCCATTACAGATGGCGGAAGCCGCACTAAAATTAGGATACACCTATCTCGCCATCACGGATCACTCGGTTCGCCTTGCCATGACCCATGGATTCGACGCGGCCCGTCTCGCTCTGAGGAATGCCGAGATAGACGAGCTGAACAGAAAGCTGAAAGGAATCCGGCTCTTGAAATCGATCGAGGTGGATATCCACGAAGACGGCTCCCTCGATCTCCCCGACCGCAGTCTCGAGGAGCTGGACCTGACCGTCTGCGCGGTCCATTCCAAATTCAAGCTCTCCAGAGAGCGACAGACGGAACGGATCCTGAAGGCCATGGAGAACCCCTACTTTCATATCCTCGCCCATCCCAGCGGACGACTGATTAACAGGAGAGAGCCATACGAAGTGGATATGGAGCAGATCATGCGGGCAGCCCGGGTCCGGGGCCGCGTCATGGAGGTGAACGCCCATCCCGACCGCCTTGACCTCACGGACACCTACTGTAAGATGGCAAAAGATATGGGCGTCAAGGTAGCTATTTCCACCGATGCCCACAGCGTATTGGACCTTGCCTTCATGCGCTTCGGCGTCTCTCAGGCAAGACGGGGATGGCTGGGGCCGGACGATGTGCTTAACACAAGAAACCCGGAAGAGATAAAGGAGCTGTTGGGCGGAAGATAG
- the treZ gene encoding malto-oligosyltrehalose trehalohydrolase, which translates to MDGISRRLPIGAEVIKDQGVHFRLWADRHTKAEIVLEGGPGSFRAGRPISVEMKAEDRGYFSIFLPEAEDGTLYRIRLDRDELLLPDPASRFQPEGPHGPSRVVDPSHYAWADSDWRGIALPNQVIYEMHIGTFTREGTFRAAASELPELASQGITVIEMMPVADFPGRYGWGYDGVDLFAPTRLYGEPDDFRYFVDTAHSVGLGVILDVVFNHVGPDGNYLGSFSQSYFTARRKSQWGNTVNFDGPQAAAVREFFIANAGYWIDEFHLDGLRIDSVENIFDDSFEHILIPVTKRIREAAGKRRTLIIAENESQQVRFIKPYSKGGYGMDAVWNDDFHHSAMVVLSGHKEAYYTDYSGKPQEFISAAKRGFLYQGQYYTWQTAPRGTPTLGLPPAAFVTFIQNHDQIANSGYGRRAHQITSPGLLRAMTALMLLSPGTPMIFQGQEFAASTPFFYFSDLAPEISRRAQQDRLSFLAQFPSLAQIEMRERIADATAPETFERSKLDFRERMTNRDIYALHRDLLRLRREDPVFRAQGANGLDGAVLSDEAFLLRFFGEDGDDRLVSVNFGSDLDLSPAPEPLLAPPPDRRWKILWNSEDVLYGGLGTPIFHLEEKWKIPARSTIVLAPGMVNEYRNGR; encoded by the coding sequence ATGGACGGAATATCCCGGCGGCTCCCGATAGGCGCTGAAGTCATTAAAGATCAAGGTGTCCATTTCCGCCTCTGGGCCGACCGGCACACAAAAGCGGAAATAGTACTGGAGGGCGGTCCGGGCTCTTTTCGGGCAGGTCGTCCCATTTCAGTCGAAATGAAGGCCGAAGACCGCGGTTACTTCTCTATTTTTCTACCCGAAGCAGAAGACGGCACCCTTTACAGGATTCGATTGGACCGGGATGAGTTGCTTCTCCCCGATCCCGCTTCACGTTTCCAGCCTGAAGGGCCTCACGGCCCGTCACGGGTAGTCGATCCTTCCCACTATGCGTGGGCCGACTCCGATTGGAGGGGTATTGCCCTCCCCAACCAGGTCATCTACGAAATGCATATAGGTACTTTTACCAGGGAAGGTACCTTTCGTGCGGCGGCATCGGAGCTTCCCGAGCTTGCCTCCCAGGGTATTACGGTGATAGAGATGATGCCTGTAGCCGATTTTCCCGGGAGATATGGGTGGGGGTACGACGGAGTGGACCTTTTCGCGCCTACCCGTCTCTATGGCGAGCCCGATGATTTTCGTTATTTCGTGGACACCGCTCATAGCGTGGGCCTCGGCGTCATACTCGACGTGGTCTTTAATCACGTGGGGCCTGACGGAAATTACCTCGGGAGTTTTTCCCAATCCTATTTCACTGCCAGGCGAAAGTCACAGTGGGGGAATACCGTCAACTTTGACGGCCCCCAGGCAGCCGCCGTCCGGGAGTTTTTCATTGCCAACGCCGGCTATTGGATCGATGAATTCCATCTGGACGGGCTGCGCATCGATTCAGTAGAAAACATATTCGACGATTCCTTCGAACATATCCTGATTCCCGTCACCAAGCGGATCCGCGAGGCCGCGGGAAAGCGACGGACCTTAATCATAGCCGAAAACGAATCTCAGCAGGTGCGCTTCATAAAACCTTACAGCAAGGGCGGGTACGGGATGGACGCGGTCTGGAACGATGACTTTCATCACTCCGCCATGGTCGTGCTCAGCGGTCACAAAGAGGCTTATTACACCGACTACTCCGGAAAACCTCAGGAATTTATCTCCGCTGCAAAAAGGGGCTTTCTGTATCAGGGTCAGTATTATACCTGGCAGACTGCTCCGCGAGGCACGCCGACCCTCGGTCTGCCTCCCGCCGCCTTCGTCACTTTCATTCAGAACCACGATCAGATCGCCAATTCAGGTTATGGCCGGAGGGCTCATCAAATCACGAGTCCGGGACTTTTGCGCGCCATGACCGCGCTTATGTTGCTCTCACCCGGCACCCCGATGATCTTTCAGGGTCAGGAATTTGCGGCATCTACCCCGTTTTTCTACTTCTCCGACTTGGCGCCCGAGATTTCCCGAAGGGCGCAGCAGGACAGGCTCTCCTTTCTTGCTCAATTTCCGAGTCTCGCACAAATCGAAATGAGGGAGCGCATTGCCGACGCGACCGCTCCCGAGACCTTCGAACGATCCAAACTCGATTTTCGGGAACGCATGACCAACCGGGATATTTATGCCCTTCACAGGGACCTCCTGAGGCTGCGGCGGGAAGACCCCGTATTCAGGGCCCAGGGGGCAAATGGGCTCGACGGAGCGGTCTTATCCGACGAAGCCTTTCTCCTGAGGTTTTTCGGCGAAGATGGCGATGACAGGCTCGTGAGCGTCAATTTCGGCTCAGACCTTGATCTCAGTCCCGCCCCCGAACCGCTGTTGGCGCCTCCCCCCGACAGGAGGTGGAAAATCCTCTGGAACAGCGAGGATGTGCTGTATGGAGGCCTGGGCACTCCCATTTTCCATCTGGAAGAGAAGTGGAAAATACCGGCAAGGTCGACTATAGTGCTTGCGCCTGGAATGGTGAATGAGTATCGGAATGGGAGATGA
- a CDS encoding DUF4142 domain-containing protein, with product MKKVMVLVFAFVFVFGVAVGLSAKESKFKDNSFVKDAASSGMFEVEAGKIAAEKATNSEVKNSAQRMVNDHSKVNQELMSMAEKKGALVPQKMERSHESDLEKLKKHALAEFDKEYVDMMVKEHKAAVSLFEKESKKGKDADMKAFAAKTLPTLKEHLQMWEQMAGKSKSGK from the coding sequence ATGAAAAAGGTGATGGTTCTTGTTTTTGCATTTGTTTTTGTATTTGGGGTTGCCGTCGGTCTTTCCGCTAAAGAGAGCAAGTTCAAAGATAACAGCTTTGTCAAGGATGCGGCGAGCAGCGGGATGTTCGAAGTGGAGGCAGGTAAGATCGCGGCGGAGAAGGCCACAAACTCGGAGGTAAAGAACTCCGCCCAGCGGATGGTCAACGACCACTCGAAGGTAAACCAGGAGCTCATGTCGATGGCGGAGAAAAAAGGGGCCCTTGTTCCCCAGAAAATGGAGAGGTCCCACGAAAGCGACCTTGAAAAACTTAAAAAGCACGCCCTTGCCGAGTTTGACAAGGAGTATGTGGATATGATGGTGAAGGAGCATAAAGCCGCTGTATCCCTCTTCGAGAAAGAATCAAAAAAAGGAAAAGACGCCGATATGAAGGCGTTCGCGGCCAAAACTCTGCCCACACTGAAGGAACACCTTCAGATGTGGGAGCAGATGGCCGGAAAATCAAAGAGCGGCAAATGA
- a CDS encoding SDR family oxidoreductase, with amino-acid sequence MAPRDLPGEFPDQTQEAPGLERRMYPRPEIIRPDYKGAEKLQDKVALVTGGDSGIGRAVAVHFAREGADVAIVYLEAEQEDAEETRQMIEKEKKRCLLIPGDVRDRAFCAEAVRRTLKAFGKLNILVNNAAEQHPADFRDIDLDMMESTFRTNIFAMFYLAKAALAHMSAGDSIINTTSVTNYRGSDYLVDYSSTKGAITAFTRSLGKNLAKEGIRVNGVAPGPIWTPLIPSTFESVKDFGKKTPIGRAGQPSEVAPAYVFLASEDASYITGQIIHPNGGEVVNA; translated from the coding sequence ATGGCACCAAGGGACCTTCCCGGAGAATTTCCCGATCAAACACAGGAAGCTCCCGGTTTAGAGCGCAGGATGTACCCGAGGCCCGAAATCATAAGGCCCGATTATAAGGGGGCGGAAAAGCTACAGGACAAGGTAGCCCTCGTCACCGGCGGCGATTCGGGGATAGGCAGGGCAGTCGCGGTCCATTTTGCCCGGGAAGGCGCGGATGTCGCCATAGTCTACCTGGAGGCGGAGCAGGAAGACGCGGAGGAGACGCGACAGATGATCGAAAAGGAGAAGAAAAGGTGCCTCCTCATCCCCGGTGATGTACGGGACCGCGCATTTTGCGCCGAAGCGGTCAGGAGGACTTTAAAGGCCTTCGGTAAACTCAACATTCTTGTAAATAATGCCGCGGAGCAGCACCCGGCCGATTTCCGGGATATTGACCTTGACATGATGGAGAGCACGTTTCGCACGAATATCTTCGCCATGTTCTATCTTGCGAAAGCTGCCCTTGCCCATATGAGTGCAGGCGATAGCATCATCAATACCACGAGTGTCACCAATTATCGCGGCAGCGACTATCTGGTCGATTACTCCTCTACGAAAGGCGCCATTACCGCTTTTACGAGATCTCTCGGAAAGAACCTGGCAAAAGAGGGGATACGGGTGAACGGCGTTGCACCGGGTCCTATTTGGACGCCCCTTATTCCATCGACTTTTGAAAGCGTGAAGGACTTCGGTAAGAAGACACCCATAGGGCGGGCAGGCCAACCGAGCGAAGTTGCCCCTGCCTACGTGTTCCTTGCATCGGAGGACGCCTCTTACATCACAGGGCAGATCATACACCCGAACGGTGGTGAAGTGGTCAATGCATAG